CCAGCTCTTCGAGGGAGGCAGACATGGCATGTAGCCATTTTTCATTTTTTGTGATCACGGCATCGTCCATCAGACAACCACCCCCAGTTTTTCCTGAAAGGTCTCGACCGTGAACGGTTTGGTTATCAGGAACTGCGCACCGGACGATTTGGCCGTTTCCATCATCTCAGGCGTTCCCTCTGTGGTAATGAATCCGAATGGTGTATCTATGCCTTCCGCCCTGATCGTCTCGAGAAATGTCAGTCCGTTCATCTCGGGCATGTTCCAGTCGGAAAGGATGATGTCCGGGTTGAATGATTTTGCTGCCGCAACGCCTTCCACGCCATTCGCTGCTTCCTCGACGGTAGCTTCGCCATATCCGGCCTGCCTGAGTGTTCTCTTGACGATCATTCGCATCGCTTTGCTGTCATCGACAATAAGTATTTTCATAGTCCCTCCCTCGCAAGTTATACCGTTCTCCCAAGTCTTATCGTCAGGCAGCCGCACGACTTTAGGGGAATAGCCGGAGGATTGAAAAAATGATGGACAGGTGAAATCCGATCGCCCGGAAGGCGACAGCAGGGTTACGGGTTACCTGGGTGCCATTCGAACCGTATCGAAGCTCAGGGCAGATGTATCGGGGCCCCGGGTCCTGTAGGAAGTCCC
The DNA window shown above is from Candidatus Latescibacterota bacterium and carries:
- a CDS encoding response regulator gives rise to the protein MKILIVDDSKAMRMIVKRTLRQAGYGEATVEEAANGVEGVAAAKSFNPDIILSDWNMPEMNGLTFLETIRAEGIDTPFGFITTEGTPEMMETAKSSGAQFLITKPFTVETFQEKLGVVV